AGGAGTAGCGGAACGTAGAATAAAAGCAGATAAGGCACTCATAAATATCGTAATTTCTGATAAAAATGAAAATCTCGACGAATTGAAAAAAAGTATATCAGAAAAAGAAAAATTGGCAACAGATTTGATTAAAAATCTAAAAATTGATTCAAATGATTATAGTATTGGAAATTTAAGAATTCAGCCAAATTATATTGAAGCTTCATCGAATGTAAAACAGCAGACAACAGCAATTTCTACTCCAATTATGCAAAATGCTAAAATTTCAGATTACGAGGGAGTTGAAACAATTTCTATTGTAACGAAGGATATTGACAAAGTCGAAGAGTTTTTTCAAAAATTATTAGAATTAAAGTTGCAAAGTAACAATATTCAAATAAACGAGCCAGAATTTTTTATAACGAATATCGAAAGATATAAAAAAGATATGGTAGTAGATGCTTCTCGAAATGCTGAAATAAGAGCAATTGAGATGTTAAAAGTAAATAACAATGAAATTGGCGGACTAAAAAATATTAGTCAAGGGCAATTTGAGATACTAGAAGACACAGAAGATGTGAGAAAAATCAATGAAAATGAGGCTAATCAAATTTATAAAAAAATGAGAGTGGTAGTAACTGCAACTTATTTGATAAAATATTAGTTAGGAAAATCAAGTTTATTTTTAGAATAAATAGTAAATATAAGTTAAAAAATAAATCATAAAATAAAGTGAAAATTTAGGAGGAAAAAATTAATGAAACCAGCAGCAGAATTAAGACAAGGAAGCACATATAGAAAGGACAACATCCCATATTTAATACTAAAAGCTGAAAGACATCAGTCAACATCAGGAAAAAGACAAAGAGCAGCAGAAGTAAAATTTAAAACAAAAGAGTTAATCTCAGGAAAAATACAAGAAATAACAGTTTTAGCAACTGAACTTATGGACGATATTATTCTTGATAGAAATCAAATGCAATTTTTATATGAAACTGATGGAGAATATAATTTCATGGATCAGGAATCTTTTGAGCAAATTACTTTATCAGCTGAAGATTTAGGAGATGCAGTAAATTTCTTAGAAGAAGAAATGATTATTCAAGTATTGATGTATGAAGGAACTCCAGTTGGTGTAGAATTGCCAAATACAGTAATTAGAGAAGTAACTTATACAGAACCAGGATTAAAGGGTGATACAATTGGACGTGCGACAAAACCAGCAACTGTATCTACAGGGTATGAATTGCAAGTGCCTTTATTCGTAGCAATTGGAGATAAAATCAAAATTGATACGAGAACTGGTGAATATATCGAAAGAGCAAATTAATAACAATTCAGAATTATAATAATAAAAAATGTAGCTATCGAAAAAACGGTAGCTTTTTTTGAAAAGGTGAGAAAAAATTAATAAAAAATTAAAATTTAAAAAAGAGGTAAACTTTATGAAAAATGATAAAATAAAAAGAGTTGAGCAAATGGAAAAAATTATGGATAAATCAGCGGATATTTTTAGAGAACTGAACATGGTGTTGGATAAGCTGGAAGAAAATTTGTCAGATTATAAAAAGCTGGATGAATATTACAGTAGCGAAAACTGGTTTTTAGATGTGGAAGACTTTAATAACGGTGTTTTGCCACAAGACTTGAAATGTGGAGTTTTGAGCGAAGACGGAGCTTATAATTTGTTTGGGGAAAATCATGAATTGGCAATTAGAATGGTGGAGATTGCAGCTAAGATGTTGAGAAGATAATTCTCAGAAATAAAATAAAAAAATCAAGGGGTTGATTGAGATGAAGAATAAAATAATTAGAGGGTTAGTTTTTGTTCTTTTAGTTTTGGGAATATTTTCTTATTTTAGAAAAGAAAAGATAAATGAGACAATTGATGTAAATAGAGATGAGAATAGAATTTTAGTTGCATCATTTAATGCTATGCGTCTTGGTGAGAAACAAAAAGATTATCGGACACTTGCGAAAATTTTAGAAAAGTTTGATTTAATTGGGATAGAAGAGGTTATGAATGAGAAAGGAGTTAAGAAAGTTCAGGCGTATTTGGAAAAGTTGACAAAAGAGAAATGGGATTACATTATTTCGGAAAATTCTGTAGGAAGTGAAAATTATCGTGAATATTTTGCATTTATTTATAGGAAAAGTAGATTTTCTGAAGCGAGAGAGCTTGGATTTTATAAGGAAAAGGATGAGAATGAGTTTATGAGAGAGCCGTATGGTGCATATTTTAAAGCAGGAAACTTTGATTTTGTGTATGTTATTGCACATTCGGTTTTTGGTGATAAAGAAAAACAGAGACTACTTGAGGCAGCAAATTATGTCAATGTTTATGAATATTTTTCTAAATTGACAGATGAGAATGATATAATTATCGCTGGGGATTTTAATACGCCTGCTGATAATATGGCTTTTAAAAATATGGCTGATAAATATAACGTCAAGTATATTTTAAATCCTGAAGAAAATTTGACTACACTTTCGGATAGTAAACTTGTAAGTTCTTATGATAATTTTTTCATGAATTTTGAAAAAACAAAAGAATTTACTGGAAATTTTGGAGTTTATAACTTTATAAAAAATAATAATTATGCTATAATAAAAAAATATGTGTCAGATCATTTGTTGATATTTTCAGAATATTCAACATTGGAGGATTTAGATTAAATAGATTTATTAAAGTTAAAAATTTATTTTTGTTAAAGAAAAACTATAAGTAAACTGAAACTGTTGAAAAAATCTAAAAAATATCAATGAAAAAGAAAGGAAATAAATGAAAGAAAAAGCATTAAATAGAAAATTGGTTTATAAAAAGGTTATTAATATTGGATTACCTGTGGCAATTGAAAATATGATTTATGCACTTATGAACTTTGTTGATATGTTTATGGTGGGGAAAGAGATTGTGGCGCTTGGATTGGGGACAGTTGCTGTTGCAGGATTGGGGTTTGCAAATCAGATGTTTATGATTTTTATGACTTCACTTTTTGGGATGAATAGTGGCGGTGGAATTTTGGCGGCTCAGTATTTTGGGAATAAGGATTACAAAAATCTGAAAAAATGTCTTGGAATAACGATAATTGTTGGATTTTTATTTTCACTGCTATTTCTTTTCGCAGGATTATTTACGCCAAAACTTGTAATTTCAGTATTCACAAATGATAAAAAAGTTATAGAAATAGGGGCTTCATATTTACGTATAGTAGCGTGGACTTATCCACTTGTGGGAGTTGGTTTTGCCTTTAATATGCAGCTTCGTGCAATAGGGAAAACCAAATATTCATTTTACTCAAGTGTAATAGGGCTTTTGATAAATGTGGTTATTAACTATGTTCTGATTTTTGGACATTTTGGATTTCCTGCGATGGGAGTACGTGGTGCTGCAGTTGCAACAGTTATTGCGAGAATTATAAGCACTTTTTATATAATTTATGTGATTTATAAGTTAAAATTGCCAATTGCAGGGAAAATAAATGAATTATTTGACTTATCAATGGAATTTTTTGTAAAAGTTATGAAAATATCGCTTCCTGTGTTTATTCACGAAATATTGTGGGTACTTGGAGCAAGTGTGTATGTAATGATTTTTGGAAGAATGGGAACAAATTTTGCAGCTGCAGTTCAGGTTGTAAAATCAATTAGCAGTCTTGTATTGACATTGTTATTTGGACTTTCGAGTGCAACTTCGGCTATAATTGGTAATGAGATTGGTGCTGGAAGAGAAGAAAATGCTTATGACTATTCAATAATTTTATTAAAGGTGGCTGTTATTTCAGGGATTATTATTGGAGCAATTGTATTTATTTTCAGTCCATTTATTCTACAACATGTAAATGAAAAAAGTTACCCACTAGCAAAAGAGGTTGTGAAGGCAGAGGTATTTGTAATTTTTGTAAAAGCAATAAGTTTACAGCTATTAGTTGGAATTTTACGTTCAGGAGGGGATACGCTCTGGACAATGTTTGTGGATTTGATTCCGCTTTGGTTTATTGCGATTCCAGTAACATATTTTTCTGGATTATATTTAGGATTTCCAGTTGTATTTGTATATTTACTTTCATGCAGTGACGAAATTATAAAAATATTTCCATGTATCTGGAGATTGAAGAGCAAGAAGTGGATAAACAATCTAGTTAGTTAGAAATTTGAATAAAAATGAAATATTTAAAAGGGAAAGTAATAAAAAATAAAAGAGGGTGGTTAAATTGGGAATAAAAAAGACGAAAACAGAAAATTAGTTAATGGATTAAAAATTGAAAATACAGAAAGTATGGAATATTTTCAGAAACTTGTAAATTTTGGAATGTGGAGCGATTTGATTAGGATAGCGTTTTATAAGAAGAAATTTAAGATGG
Above is a genomic segment from Leptotrichia hongkongensis containing:
- a CDS encoding endonuclease/exonuclease/phosphatase family protein — translated: MKNKIIRGLVFVLLVLGIFSYFRKEKINETIDVNRDENRILVASFNAMRLGEKQKDYRTLAKILEKFDLIGIEEVMNEKGVKKVQAYLEKLTKEKWDYIISENSVGSENYREYFAFIYRKSRFSEARELGFYKEKDENEFMREPYGAYFKAGNFDFVYVIAHSVFGDKEKQRLLEAANYVNVYEYFSKLTDENDIIIAGDFNTPADNMAFKNMADKYNVKYILNPEENLTTLSDSKLVSSYDNFFMNFEKTKEFTGNFGVYNFIKNNNYAIIKKYVSDHLLIFSEYSTLEDLD
- a CDS encoding SIMPL domain-containing protein (The SIMPL domain is named for its presence in mouse protein SIMPL (signalling molecule that associates with mouse pelle-like kinase). Bacterial member BP26, from Brucella, was shown to assemble into a channel-like structure, while YggE from E. coli has been associated with resistance to oxidative stress.) — translated: MKKIQFIIIPTILSFGLIISAALISNAMNKANKDENRITVKGVAERRIKADKALINIVISDKNENLDELKKSISEKEKLATDLIKNLKIDSNDYSIGNLRIQPNYIEASSNVKQQTTAISTPIMQNAKISDYEGVETISIVTKDIDKVEEFFQKLLELKLQSNNIQINEPEFFITNIERYKKDMVVDASRNAEIRAIEMLKVNNNEIGGLKNISQGQFEILEDTEDVRKINENEANQIYKKMRVVVTATYLIKY
- a CDS encoding DUF4298 domain-containing protein — encoded protein: MKNDKIKRVEQMEKIMDKSADIFRELNMVLDKLEENLSDYKKLDEYYSSENWFLDVEDFNNGVLPQDLKCGVLSEDGAYNLFGENHELAIRMVEIAAKMLRR
- a CDS encoding MATE family efflux transporter — its product is MKEKALNRKLVYKKVINIGLPVAIENMIYALMNFVDMFMVGKEIVALGLGTVAVAGLGFANQMFMIFMTSLFGMNSGGGILAAQYFGNKDYKNLKKCLGITIIVGFLFSLLFLFAGLFTPKLVISVFTNDKKVIEIGASYLRIVAWTYPLVGVGFAFNMQLRAIGKTKYSFYSSVIGLLINVVINYVLIFGHFGFPAMGVRGAAVATVIARIISTFYIIYVIYKLKLPIAGKINELFDLSMEFFVKVMKISLPVFIHEILWVLGASVYVMIFGRMGTNFAAAVQVVKSISSLVLTLLFGLSSATSAIIGNEIGAGREENAYDYSIILLKVAVISGIIIGAIVFIFSPFILQHVNEKSYPLAKEVVKAEVFVIFVKAISLQLLVGILRSGGDTLWTMFVDLIPLWFIAIPVTYFSGLYLGFPVVFVYLLSCSDEIIKIFPCIWRLKSKKWINNLVS
- the efp gene encoding elongation factor P; translation: MKPAAELRQGSTYRKDNIPYLILKAERHQSTSGKRQRAAEVKFKTKELISGKIQEITVLATELMDDIILDRNQMQFLYETDGEYNFMDQESFEQITLSAEDLGDAVNFLEEEMIIQVLMYEGTPVGVELPNTVIREVTYTEPGLKGDTIGRATKPATVSTGYELQVPLFVAIGDKIKIDTRTGEYIERAN